Proteins co-encoded in one Neodiprion lecontei isolate iyNeoLeco1 chromosome 3, iyNeoLeco1.1, whole genome shotgun sequence genomic window:
- the LOC107227152 gene encoding serine/arginine-rich splicing factor 7 isoform X3, whose translation MNKMSRYPSDCKIYVGDLGSNATKQELEDAFSYYGPLRNVWVARNPPGFAFVEFEDARDAEDAVRGLDGRTICGRRARVEPSNGKRLRDRGGPSRRGGGRPFHPEDRCYECGERGHYARDCPRHRGSRRRRSHSRSRSRSRSRSKHSRSRSASRSRSRSRGGGRDRDRSRSKARSVSKDRSPRRTKSRSASRSRSR comes from the exons ATGAACAAG ATGTCACGCTACCCATCCGACTGTAAGATCTATGTAGGTGATCTTGGAAGTAATGCCACAAAGCAGGAATTAGAAGATGCCTTCTCGTATTATGGTCCTTTGAGAAACGTATGGGTTGCACGAAACCCTCCTGGTTTTGCGTTTGTTGAATTTGAAGATGCGCGTGATGCTGAAGATGCAGTCAGAGGGTTAGACGGTCGCACTATTTGTGGCCGAAGAGCAAGGGTTGAACCTTCGAATGGGAAAAGACTGAGAGATCGGGGTGGTCCGTCAAGACGTGGCGGCGGACGTCCTTTCCATCCAGAGGATCGATGCTACGAGTGTGGAGAAAGAGGACATTATGCAAGAGATTGCCCACGGCATCGCGGATCTCGTAGGCGCAG GTCTCACTCTAGGTCACGATCACGCTCACGATCTCGCAGCAAACACTCCAGGTCTCGTTCAGCTTCACGAAGCCGTTCTCGCAGTCGAGGTGGTGGTCGAGATAGGGACAGGTCTCGCAGTAAAGCCAGATCTGTATCTAAAGATCGTAGTCCACGCAGAACCAAATCCAGGTCAGCTTCGAGGTCCCGCAGCAGGTAA
- the LOC107227152 gene encoding serine/arginine-rich splicing factor 7 isoform X2, whose translation MNKMSRYPSDCKIYVGDLGSNATKQELEDAFSYYGPLRNVWVARNPPGFAFVEFEDARDAEDAVRGLDGRTICGRRARVEPSNGKRLRDRGGPSRRGGGRPFHPEDRCYECGERGHYARDCPRHRGSRRRRSRSRSRSRSKHSRSRSASRSRSRSRGGGRDRDRSRSKARSVSKDRSPRRTKSRSASRSRSRSRAIGDRNGNAKED comes from the exons ATGAACAAG ATGTCACGCTACCCATCCGACTGTAAGATCTATGTAGGTGATCTTGGAAGTAATGCCACAAAGCAGGAATTAGAAGATGCCTTCTCGTATTATGGTCCTTTGAGAAACGTATGGGTTGCACGAAACCCTCCTGGTTTTGCGTTTGTTGAATTTGAAGATGCGCGTGATGCTGAAGATGCAGTCAGAGGGTTAGACGGTCGCACTATTTGTGGCCGAAGAGCAAGGGTTGAACCTTCGAATGGGAAAAGACTGAGAGATCGGGGTGGTCCGTCAAGACGTGGCGGCGGACGTCCTTTCCATCCAGAGGATCGATGCTACGAGTGTGGAGAAAGAGGACATTATGCAAGAGATTGCCCACGGCATCGCGGATCTCGTAGGCGCAG GTCACGATCACGCTCACGATCTCGCAGCAAACACTCCAGGTCTCGTTCAGCTTCACGAAGCCGTTCTCGCAGTCGAGGTGGTGGTCGAGATAGGGACAGGTCTCGCAGTAAAGCCAGATCTGTATCTAAAGATCGTAGTCCACGCAGAACCAAATCCAGGTCAGCTTCGAGGTCCCGCAGCAG GAGCCGTGCAATTGGAGATCGTAATGGGAATGCCAAGGAAGATTAG
- the LOC107227162 gene encoding fibroblast growth factor receptor substrate 2 encodes MGCVNSRADINDLHPNIFQVMNVDDAGNLITPGKLEITDSDIVLYQRDKQPVKWPLRCLRRYGYDAEIFSFESGRRCSTGPGIYAFKCRRAEQLFNLVQTNIQVCNSSGDDTISRELPVASHPGSTVTMRVMMPSEPSYLDPTPARSNSRIGPRFSHSQQNGIGRLGSVGSSSGPMSPQGTMGSPSPPPMLPPPPPVPHPPPSSLYVNEEVLTSATIEREHNNNKSLRRTMQRSCTVSSTTSSSGFMALEPTPLPLPTSQESSCRSRPPPLPMASYINVDLSSDASPLSPSHSISDSTPLREEASELDGAQHAYMNISPGQEHYDTATTTMRTSLPQVQPDWEDEPRHCYANLESSDIEGLRKRFSGISTAEKSPLLPTTPPAGPVREVNYAVLDLDQKHNTTAVSPESNVNPANTPIPPDSPNKPLKGYATIDFNKTTALSHSVNPNLVNDNEGSRKTRHNSTINDLSAPSRHSSSISE; translated from the exons ATGGGGTGTGTTAACAGTCGGGCGGACATTAACGATCTTCATCCAAATATATTTCAAGTGATGAACGTTGATGATGCGGGCAACTTGATAACACCTGGTAAGCTAGAAATAACAGACTCAGATATAGTTTTGTATCAACGTGATAAGCAACCAGTCAAGTGGCCTCTACGCTGTTTACGTCGCTATGGCTATGACGCCGAAATATTCAGCTTTGAATCTGGAAGACGCTGTTCTACTGGGCCCGGCATTTACGCATTCAAGTGCCGTAGGGCTGAACAACTATTCAACCTTGTACAAACCAACATTCAG GTTTGCAATAGTAGCGGAGATGATACGATATCGAGAGAACTGCCAGTTGCATCACATCCAGGATCGACGGTAACAATGCGAGTAATGATGCCTTCGGAGCCCAGTTATTTAGACCCAACTCCTGCAAGGAGCAACAGTCGAATAGGTCCGAGATTTTCTCACAGCCAGCAAAATGGAATTGGAAGATTAGGCAGCGTTGGAAGCAGTAGTGGCCCCATGTCACCCCAGGGTACTATGGGATCGCCATCACCGCCACCCATGCTTCCACCACCACCTCCAGTTCCCCATCCCCCTCCGTCCTCTCTCTATGTCAATGAAGAAGTGCTGACATCAGCCACAATCGAACGAGAAcacaataataacaaaagcCTTAGAAGAACTATGCAGAG GTCTTGTACAGTGAGTAGTACCACATCTAGTAGTGGTTTTATGGCTTTGGAACCTACGCCTCTACCTCTACCTACCAGTCAAGAATCCAGTTGCCGAAGTAGGCCACCACCTCTTCCAATGGCATCTTATATAAATGTTGATCTGAGCAGTGATGCCAGCCCACTTTCTCCGTCGCACAGTATTTCTGATTCAACGCCTTTGCGAGAAGAAGCCAGCGAGCTTGATGGTGCTCAGCATGCCTACATGAATATCAGTCCTGGGCAAGAACATTATGATACTGCAACGACTACAATGCGCACATCGTTACCGCAGGTACAACCTGACTGGGAGGATGAGCCTAGGCACTGCTATGCAAATCTTGAATCTAGTGATATAGAAGGATTGAGAAAAAGATTCTCAGGGATATCTACTGCAGAGAAATCTCCTCTGCTTCCCACCACTCCTCCTGCTGGGCCAGTCAGAGAGGTGAATTATGCCGTTCTGGACCTTGACCAAAAACATAACACAACAGCTGTGAGCCCTGAAAGTAATGTGAACCCTGCAAATACTCCAATTCCACCCGACTCACCAAATAAACCGTTGAAAGGGTATGCGACAATAGATTTTAATAAAACTACGGCTCTTTCTCATTCTGTTAATCCAAATCTTGTCAATGACAACGAGGGCTCTCGGAAAACTCGACACAATTCAACGATCAATGACTTGTCAGCTCCATCTAGACACAGCTCATCTATTAGCGAGTGA
- the LOC107227152 gene encoding serine/arginine-rich splicing factor 7 isoform X1 gives MNKMSRYPSDCKIYVGDLGSNATKQELEDAFSYYGPLRNVWVARNPPGFAFVEFEDARDAEDAVRGLDGRTICGRRARVEPSNGKRLRDRGGPSRRGGGRPFHPEDRCYECGERGHYARDCPRHRGSRRRRSHSRSRSRSRSRSKHSRSRSASRSRSRSRGGGRDRDRSRSKARSVSKDRSPRRTKSRSASRSRSRSRAIGDRNGNAKED, from the exons ATGAACAAG ATGTCACGCTACCCATCCGACTGTAAGATCTATGTAGGTGATCTTGGAAGTAATGCCACAAAGCAGGAATTAGAAGATGCCTTCTCGTATTATGGTCCTTTGAGAAACGTATGGGTTGCACGAAACCCTCCTGGTTTTGCGTTTGTTGAATTTGAAGATGCGCGTGATGCTGAAGATGCAGTCAGAGGGTTAGACGGTCGCACTATTTGTGGCCGAAGAGCAAGGGTTGAACCTTCGAATGGGAAAAGACTGAGAGATCGGGGTGGTCCGTCAAGACGTGGCGGCGGACGTCCTTTCCATCCAGAGGATCGATGCTACGAGTGTGGAGAAAGAGGACATTATGCAAGAGATTGCCCACGGCATCGCGGATCTCGTAGGCGCAG GTCTCACTCTAGGTCACGATCACGCTCACGATCTCGCAGCAAACACTCCAGGTCTCGTTCAGCTTCACGAAGCCGTTCTCGCAGTCGAGGTGGTGGTCGAGATAGGGACAGGTCTCGCAGTAAAGCCAGATCTGTATCTAAAGATCGTAGTCCACGCAGAACCAAATCCAGGTCAGCTTCGAGGTCCCGCAGCAG GAGCCGTGCAATTGGAGATCGTAATGGGAATGCCAAGGAAGATTAG
- the LOC107227121 gene encoding serine/threonine-protein phosphatase 6 regulatory ankyrin repeat subunit C → MTAAYDDDTISPCRQEDVKNCDVPVDFASQKSVTTLDESVNNSRFENGAADESSEDASRNSEELPFPEACAGYKTVNSSITGRCVDVGNVVVNKGEGNCTSSEQGNLSETCLILRKQKNVEKTVSDMEENLSTIDVQKSNASKIPDTKIEDKPCKDSFNFEKLSTELIDAVSFDRTSPSTSEGNVREEKDLSCNLTDENKSEKLAIFQELLIDSNALSVNCNNSQENGVKSIPLHECASELSDECVTKNGIQVSKSSDQIKTYQNVYRSKRNSFFPETRGSDLLEERGERAGVAELLNKENFDDYDPGCAMSFHEAIRTGDAKSVELLIARGVVQNIDEPDWNVSGDPPLLVAATNHNLSVLRVLLANGCDPGVRSPRGETALHRAIINGSPSSVFEIVEELLKYGCPSTVKEAGGGLTALHILTRQLANAQSSKSLHHNFDIALKTLELLAKVGPVDAKDHQGRSALHLLASSSTFGNSHKIEIEPMIRTLLEAGADPAQKNDRGETPLHEALECGALNTAFLLIPHTPTGITSRYGETPLHIAARKNQSEVVDSLLKLGEDPSLQDAGGNTPLHLASARGFHQTVSLLVTSPLAQLEKTNDDGLTSLQVAAESGFVNAVKLLLKAGADPSQTANYCVTTLHRHPDISVLINHELTRRRQLAA, encoded by the exons ATGACCGCCGCGTACGATGACGATACGATTTCTCCGTGCCGGCAAGAAGACGTTAAGAATTGCGATGTGCCGGTGGATTTCGCTTCGCAAAAAAGTGTAACAACTTTGGATGAATCCGTAAATAATTCTAGATTCGAAAACGGAGCTGCAGATGAAAGTTCTGAAGACGCAAGTCGAAATTCTGAGGAATTACCATTCCCCGAGGCTTGTGCAGGATATAAAACTGTAAATTCTTCGATAACAGGTCGATGTGTCGATGTAGGAAATGTAGTAGTAAATAAAGGCGAAGGGAATTGCACAAGCTCCGAACAAGGGAATTTATCGGAAACTTGTTTGATACTTCGTAAGCAAAAAAATGTAGAGAAGACGGTTTCGGACATGGAAGAAAATCTTTCGACCATTGATGTACAGAAATCTAATGCTTCGAAAATACCGGATACAAAAATCGAGGATAAACCTTGTAAAGATAGTTTCAACTTTGAAAAGTTATCCACGGAATTGATAGATGCCGTTTCTTTCGATCGAACATCACCGTCTACCTCGGAAGGCAATGTCCGCGAAGAGAAAGATCTGAGCTGTAATCTTACAGACGAGAATAAAAGCGAAAAGCTCGCGATCTTCCAAGAATTACTTATCGACAGTAACGCATTGTCTGTCAATTGTAATAACTCTCAAGAAAACGGAGTTAAAAGTATCCCATTGCACGAATGTGCCTCTGAATTGTCGGATGAGTGCGTTACAAAAAATGGGATTCAGGTGTCGAAGTCCAGTGATCAGATCAAGACGTATCAAAACGTTTATCGAtcaaaaagaaattcttttttccccgAAACAAGGGGCTCTGATTTACTCGAGGAAAGAGGCGAAAGAGCCGGGGTCGCCGAATTATTGAACAAAGAAAACTTTGATGATTACGACCCGGGATGCGCGATGAGTTTTCACGAGGCAATTCGTACTGGAGATGCGAAGAGCGTCGAGTTGCTCATAGCACGCGGCGTTGTTCAAAATATTGACGAACCGGATTGGAACGTTTCGGGGGATCCGCCGCTACTAGTGGCGGCAACAAATCACAACCTCTCGGTTCTGAG GGTCTTACTTGCAAATGGCTGTGATCCTGGGGTCCGTTCTCCACGTGGTGAGACTGCACTTCATCGTGCGATAATAAATGGCAGCCCGTCAAGCGTATTTGAGATAGTAGAAGAGCTGCTAAAATATGGATGTCCATCGACGGTGAAAGAAGCTGGTGGAGGGTTGACGGCGTTGCATATTTTGACACGGCAGCTAGCGAATGCACAAAGTTCAAAGAGTCTTCATCACAATTTTGACATAGCTTTAAAAACGCTCGAACTCCTTGCAAAGGTTGGTCCAGTCGATGCCAAAGATCATCAAGGACGCAGTGCTCTGCATCTGTTGGCGTCATCTTCAACATTTGGCAACAGTCataaaatagaaattgaaCCCATGATAAGAACACTTTTGGAAGCTGGAGCGGATCCGGCTCAAAAAAATGACCGTGGCGAAACTCCTCTGCACGAAGCTCTAGAGTGTGGCGCGCTCAATACAGCTTTCCTTCTGATCCCTCACACACCCACCGGTATAACGTCCAGATATGGTGAAACGCCTCTGCACATTGCAGCGAGAAAAAACCAGTCCGAAGTTGTTGATAGTCTCCTTAAACTTGGGGAGGATCCAAGCTTGCAGGATGCAGGAGGTAATACACCGCTGCATTTAGCTTCTGCAAGAGGCTTCCATCAGACTGTTTCACTTCTGGTTACTTCACCTTTGGCACAGTTGGAGAAAACTAATGATGACGGATTAACATCGTTGCAAGTTGCCGCTGAAAGCGGTTTTGTAAACGCAGTAAAACTTTTGTTGAAAGCTGGTGCCGATCCTAGTCAAACTGCTAATTACTGTGTCACTACTTTACATCGTCATCCTGATATCTCTGTATTAATTAATCACGAGTTAACAAGACGTCGACAGCTCGCTGCTTGA